The Accipiter gentilis chromosome 7, bAccGen1.1, whole genome shotgun sequence genome includes a region encoding these proteins:
- the LOC126040955 gene encoding uromodulin-like, which yields MERTVRCLLLVSALCLAGCKGNKSELASPRGPRQGVALHLKRSLDACLPNPCQHQGACQVMEDRPVCSCKPGFTGMFCQDVVLKLACEEEHMKMMVRKEVFELLKIPQELVHLKNQACKVSEREEVGERFFAATLTGENHTACGSIIQQNSSHVSYSNVIESEQEVHGGVISRSFQLEVHFSCVYAYEHVVKLPFALTAVNKLVQFVVREGHFNVSMRLYKTPSYLQPYQLPTAAIPVTDTLYVLLKIEGQHQLKYFLLSVEDCWATPSADPYQDVRHELIEKGCPRDETVTYLNAIGESTTAKFSFQMFQFVGYPEVFLHCRVQLCLPDGPEPCVKQCPRDWRSKRALVDDYNKIVSYGPIHLLAAPSLGAETHRSRTDQQDLGGPNPWLPGALILLCALGVLTVTAAAVSARRRTV from the exons ATG GAAAGGACTGTGAGATGTTTGCTGCTGGTCTCTGccctctgcctggctggctgcaaaGGCAACAAGA GTGAGCTGGCGAGCCCTCGTGGCCCGAGGCAAGGGGTTGCCCTCCATCTCAAGAGGAGCCTGGACGCTTGCCTGCCAAATCCGTGCCAGCACCAGGGGGCCTGCCAGGTGATGGAGGACAGACCAGTTTGCAGCTGCAAACCAGGCTTCACAGGGATGTTCTGCCAAG ATGTGGTACTCAAGCTGGCCTGCGAGGAAGAGCACATGAAGATGATGGTGAGGAAGGAGGTGTTTGAACTCTTGAAAATCCCTCAGGAGCTTGTCCACTTGAAGAACCAGGCATGCAAGGTCTCAGAAAGGGAAGAAGTGGGTGAGCGGTTTTTTGCAGCCACTCTCACAGGTGAAAACCACACTGCCTGTGGATCAATAATTCAG CAAAACAGCTCCCATGTGTCATACTCCAACGTCATTGAGTCAGAGCAGGAAGTGCACGGGGGTGTGATCTCCCGGAGTTTTCAGCTGGAGGTGCATTTCTCCTGCGTCTATGCCTACGAGCATGTGGTGAAACTGCCCTTCGCTCTCACTGCTGTTAACAA GCTGGTGCAGTTCGTGGTCAGAGAAGGACACTTCAATGTCAGCATGAGACTGTACAAGACCCCCTCCTACCTCCAGCCCTATCAGCTGCCGACTGCAGCCATCCCCGTCACAGACACACTCTATGTGCTGCTGAAGATAGAAGGACAGCACCAGCTCAAGTACTTCCTGCTGAGTGTTGAGGATTGCTGGGCCACACCAAGTGCAGATCCCTACCAGGATGTGCGGCACGAGCTCATTGAGAAGGG GTGTCCCCGTGACGAGACAGTGACATACCTGAACGCCATTGGAGAGAGCACTACTGCCAAGTTCAGCTTCCAGATGTTTCAGTTTGTTGGTTACCCTGAGGTGTTCCTGCACTGCCGTGTCCAGCTGTGTCTCCCTGATGGCCCAGAGCCATGTGTCAAG CAATGCCCCAGGGACTGGAGGAGCAAACGGGCGCTGGTGGATGACTACAATAAGATTGTCTCCTACGGACCTATCCACCTGCTGGCTGCTCCTTCCTTGGGAGCAGAGACCCACCGTTCCAGGACTGACCAACAGGACCTGGGGG gACCCAACCCATGGCTCCCCGGGGCCCTCATCCTGCTGTGTGCGCTTGGTGTGCTCACTGTGACTGCTGCAGCTGTCAGTGCGAGGCGGCGAACAGTGTAG
- the DRC7 gene encoding dynein regulatory complex subunit 7 gives MEVLEEKEEEEQTEGEELKALETSDNLQDVEMKVSMEQVCIPSDVPDFDWSSIDTSQLPSSYKTNSPKEKKLLHIANHFLQQYTHLCPDRKPLFLHPVNECGVEKFVSTTIRPTLLPYTELYHWDGCASFVSDYLTMEPLKSPITPPSSLYSPTTILKYQKGNCFDFSVLLCSMLIGAGYDAYCVHGYATHEICSLDETLKLCPLLRKPQEVPKEGMKKKSNKYRVKPPPDLQSKFELQQEAKKAAETEAAQKNKEREEKVTEVEKPKRDPLYGLRVHAWVLVLSGKREVPETFFINPFTGNSHSTMDEHFLGIESVWNHRNYWVNMQDCWNGCKDLVFDLGDAIRWEIMLSRINKPLQLLSDAEEEKELSDRDTDDMQEKGEEDMSFDMPPSWVAPIQISPREFETRCSQGRKVILYKKAKLEKWAPYLNGNGLVKRLTVYADLDCTEVVEVREWFRNREDMLDMREVNKQTQLTTEYFSPGHLLGLKAHTYTSLEPETEHTMEFYNEARVDGLQKRVENDTKMTEYFVGRDDFLHVRHMEFGKRGKKIHLASTRTDINSRPIVQIKECFHRNLEKPADEDVAERIFLITEETIHLTYHLKDKYITASKKDFFKAADRDRKGNEIIMTPEMCITYQAGSSEKDKKLLHLYKALQQLTEEEKQLKQQVRQSEAEVLNILKIRENEETDVKLTVSIYNTERNEKRRQQYEAMKNTMEDELLGQEEQDLDYLAPFLIQIGHRKKMTKGQALRVRDDCLTDLKHRLIDKANIIQARFEKAVEELQKKDQWFQENHNQLSAEEEDDFLTCCSEIAFRIHILALRLNREKQTAPQKYLALEEKLRKDPRLAEYLGHA, from the exons ATGGAggtcctggaggagaaggaggaagaggagcaaacAGAAGGAGAAGAGCTGAAGGCTTTGGAGACAAGTGATAACCTCCAGGATGTGGAGATGAAGGTGTCTATGGAGCAAGTCTGCATCCCAAGTGATGTACC TGATTTTGACTGGAGCTCCATTGACACATCCCAGTTACCGTCCTCATACAAGACAAATTCCCCGAAGGAAAAGAAGCTGCTGCACATCGCTAACCATTTCCTCCAGCAGTACACTCACCTCTGCCCCGACCGCAAGCCGCTCTTCCTCCACCCAGTCAACGAGTGTGGTGTGGAG AAGTTTGTGAGCACAACAATAAGGCCAACACTGCTGCCTTATACAGAGCTGTACCACTGGGATGGCTGTGCCAGCTTCGTCTCCGATTACCTCACCATGGAGCCCCTCAAGTCTCCTATCACACCG CCTAGTTCGCTCTATTCCCCAACCACCATCCTGAAATACCAGAAAGGGAACTGCTTTGACTTCAGCGTGCTGCTGTGCTCCATGCTAATCGGGGCTGGGTATGATGCCTACTGTGTGCACGGGTATGCCACCCACGAGATATGCAGCCTGGATGAGACTCTGAAGCTGTGCCCACTGCTCAGGAAGCCACAGGAG GTACCAAAAGAGGGGATGAAGAAGAAGTCCAACAAGTATAGAGTTAAGCCCCCACCAGACCTGCAGAGCAAGTTTGAACTTCAGCAGGAGGCCAAGAAGGCAGCAGAAACTGAAGCTGCtcaaaagaacaaggaaagagaagagaaggtcACG GAAGTGGAAAAGCCCAAGCGTGACCCTTTGTATGGCTTACGGGTGCACGCATGGGTTTTGGTTCTGTCTGGGAAGAGGGAGGTTCCTGAGACCTTCTTCATCAACCCCTTCACGGGAAACAGCCACAGCACCATGGATGAGCACTTCCTTGGGATTGAGAGTGTCTGGAACCACAGGAACTACTGGGTGAACATGCAGGACTGCTGGAACGGCTGCAAG GATCTTGTCTTTGACTTGGGTGACGCTATCCGCTGGGAAATTATGCTTTCAAGAATCAACAAGCCTCTTCAGCTGCTCTCAGAtgctgaggaggaaaaggaattaTCTGACAGAGACACGGATGACATG caggaaaagggggaagaagacATGAGTTTTGACATGCCACCATCGTGGGTAGCCCCAATTCAGATATCTCCCAGAG AGTTTGAGACCCGCTGTTCCCAGGGGAGGAAGGTGATCCTGTACAAGAAAGCAAAACTGGAGAAATGGGCACCATACCTGAATGGAAATGGGCTGGTGAAACGCCTCACTGTCTACGCAGACTTAGACT GTACTGAAGTAGTAGAGGTGAGGGAGTGGTTCAGAAACCGAGAAGACATGTTGGATATGAGAGAAGTGAATAAACAGACACAGCTGACCACAGAATACTTCAGCCCGGGACACCTCCTTGGTCTTAAAG CTCACACATATACGTCACTGGAACCAGAGACTGAACATACAATGGAGTTTTACAACGAGGCGCGAGTCGATGGCCTCCAGAAACGTGTTGAAAATGATACCAAGATGACGGAGTACTTTGTGGGGCGGGATGACTTCCTGCATGTTCGGCACATGGAGTTtggcaaaagaggaaagaaaatacacttGGCTAGCACTAGAACTGACATTAACTCCCGGCCTATAGTG CAAATCAAGGAGTGTTTTCACAGAAACCTAGAAAAGCCTGCTGATGAAGATGTAGCAGAACGTATCTTTCTGATCACAGAGGAGACAATCCATCTGACATACCACCTCAAGGATAAATACATTACTGCCTCAAAGAAGGATTTCTTCAAAGCAGCAGACAGGGataggaaaggaaatgaaatcaTCATGACCCCAGAAATGTGCATCACATACCAG GCGGGGTCCTCTGAAAAAGACAAGAAGCTGCTCCATCTGTACAAAGCATTGCAGCAGCtaacagaggaagagaaacagctGAAGCAACAAGTCCGGCAATCTGAAGCAGAG gtgttaaatattttgaagatcCGTGAGAATGAAGAAACTGATGTTAAATTGACAGTTTCAATTTATAATACAGAGAGGAATGAAAAGAGAAGACAACAGTATGAAGCCATG AAGAACACAATGGAGGATGAGCTTCTGGGACAAGAGGAACAGGATCTGGATTACTTGGCACCTTTCCTTATTCAAATTggccacagaaagaaaatgaccAAGGGGCAGGCCCTTCGTGTCAGAGATGACTGCCTGACTGATTTGAAGCATCGTCTCATTGATAAAGCTAACATCATCCAGGCTCGCTTTGAAAAG GCAGTGGAAGAGCTGCAGAAGAAGGACCAGTGGTTTCAGGAAAATCACAATCAGCTCAGcgcagaggaggaggatgactTCCTCACCTGTTGCTCTGAAATTGCGTTTCGTATCCACATTTTAGCACTGAGACTCAACAG GGAAAAGCAGACAGCGCCGCAGAAATACCTTGCTCTTGAAGAGAAACTGCGCAAGGATCCTCGCCTAGCTGAGTACCTTGGACATGCCTGA
- the KATNB1 gene encoding katanin p80 WD40 repeat-containing subunit B1 isoform X2, whose translation MAVAVTTKTAWKLQEITAHSSNVSSLVLGKSSGRLLATGGDDCRVNIWSVNKPNCIMSLTGHTTPIESLQINTNEELIVAGSQSGSIRVWDLEAAKILRTLLGHKANICSLDFHPFGSFVASGSLDTNIKLWDVRRKGCVFRYKGHTEAVRCLRFSPDGKWLASAAADHTVKLWDLAAGKIMYEFTGHTGPVNVVEFHPNEYLLASGSSDRTVRFWDLEKFQVVSCIEEEATPVRCVLFNPDGCCLYSGFQDSLRVYGWEPERCFDVVLVNWGKVADLSICNNQLIGVSFAQSTVSSFVVDLSRVTKSDSIPHGLIRDDEPFVPPTPTGSSLRRIYDRPSTSCSKAQRVKHNSESERRSPSSEDDRDEKESKAEIQNPEDYKEIFQPKNAICRTPPQSNEPFPAPPEDDPVTAKEAVKPSQAADVQTPLPKQELPDPVQRPPIASSTPLTRTEPSVIPAARNEPIGLKASDFLPAVKNQSQTELVDEEAMSQIRKGHETMCVVLTSRHKNLDTVRAVWSTGDIKNSVDSAVAINDLSVVVDLLNIVNQKASLWKLDLCTIILPQIEKLLQSKYESYVQTGCTSLKLILQRFLPLITDILAAPPSVGVDITREERLHKCKLCYKQLKNISNIVKNKSGLSGRHGSAFRELHLLMAVLE comes from the exons ATGGCTGTGGCCGTCACCACTAAGACGGCGTGGAAGCTGC AAGAGATCACGGCTCACAGCAGCAATGTGTCCTCACTAGTCCTGGGAAAAAGTTCAGGCCGGCTGCTGGCAACTGGAGGAGATGACTGTCGGGTCAACATATGGTCAGTTAACAAGCCCAACTGCATCATG AGCTTGACGGGCCATACAACACCCATTGAGAGCCTACAGATCAATACGAATGAGGAGCTCATCGTTGCAGGGTCCCAGTCAGGGTCCATTCGAGTTTGGGACCTGGAAGCTGCCAAAA TTCTTCGTACCTTACTTGGTCACAAAGCGAATATCTGCAGCCTTGATTTCCATCCTTTTGGAAGCTTTGTGGCATCTGGCTCTTTGGACACAAACATTAAG CTCTGGGATGTAAGAAGAAAAGGCTGTGTCTTCAGGTACAAG ggtcACACAGAAGCAGTTCGATGTCTCCGCTTTAGTCCTGATGGGAAATGGttggcctctgctgctgctgatcaCACTGTAAAG ctCTGGGACCTCGCTGCTGGGAAGATAATGTATGAGTTTACAGGACATACTGGCCCAGTAAACGTTGTTGAATTCCACCCTAATGAATACCTTTTGGCTTCTGGCAGCTCTGACAG GACTGTTCGGTTCTGGGACTTGGAGAAGTTTCAAGTTGTGAGCTGTATTGAAGAAGAGGCTACTCCTGTCAG GTGTGTGCTCTTCAACCCAGATGGCTGCTGCTTGTATAGTGGCTTCCAGGATTCGCTGCGTGTGTACGGCTGGGAGCCAGAGCGCTGTTTTGATGTGGTCTTGGTGAACTGGGGAAAAGTCGCCGACTTATCTATCTGCAACAACCAGCTG ATAGGAGTTTCCTTTGCGCAAAGCACAGTCTCTTCCTTCGTTGTGGATCTCAGCAGAGTGACAAAGTCGGATTCTATTCCTCATGGGCTAATCAGGGATGACGAGCCTTTTGTGCCACCTACCCCCACAGGGTCCTCCCTTCGCCGCATCTATGACAGGCCCTCAACTAGCTGCAGCAAGGCACAAAG AGTGAAGCACAACTCAGAGAGTGAGAGGCGCAGTCCCAGCAGTGAAGATGACCGGGATGAGAAGGAATCAAAGGCTGAGATCCAGAACCCGGAGGATTACAAAGAGATCTTTCAGCCCAAGAACGCTATCT GTCGAACTCCTCCTCAAAGCAACGAGCCCTTTCCAGCCCCTCCTGAGGATG ATCCTGTAACTGCAAAGGAAGCAGTGAAGCCCAGCCAAGCTGCAGATGTCCAGACCCCATTGCCAAAGCAAGAACTT CCTGATCCGGTTCAGAGGCCACCGATTGCCTCCTCAACTCCTTTGACCAGAACAGAGCCGTCAGTGATTCCTGCAGCCAGGAATGAGCCCATTGGCCTGAAGGCCTCTGACTTTCTACCA GCTGTGAAAAACCAAAGCCAGACTGAGCTCGTGGATGAGGAAGCCATGTCCCAGATCAGGAAAGGCCATGAGACCATGTGTGTGGTGCTCACCAGCCGCCACAAGAATCTGGACACTGTGCGGGCTGTATGGAGCACTGGTGACATCAAG AACTCTGTGGACTCTGCAGTGGCGATCAATGATCTGTCTGTTGTTGTGGACCTCTTGAATATTGTCAACCAAAAAGC GTCTCTCTGGAAGCTGGATTTGTGTACTATTATCCTGCCGCAGATAGAAAAACTACTCCAAAGTAAATATGAAAG TTATGTGCAGACTGGCTGCACCTCCCTGAAACTCATTCTCCAGAGATTCCTGCCACTGATCACAGACATCCTTGCTGCACCACCTTCTGTTGGAGTGGACATCACCAGAGAGGAAAG GCTCCATAAATGCAAGCTGTGCTACAAGCAGCTGAAAAACATCAGCAACATTGTCAAGAACAAGTCTGGGCTCAGTGGCCGCCATGGTAGTGCCTTCCGGGAACTGCATCTCCTCATGGCTGTCTTGGAGTGA
- the KATNB1 gene encoding katanin p80 WD40 repeat-containing subunit B1 isoform X1, whose product MAVAVTTKTAWKLQEITAHSSNVSSLVLGKSSGRLLATGGDDCRVNIWSVNKPNCIMSLTGHTTPIESLQINTNEELIVAGSQSGSIRVWDLEAAKILRTLLGHKANICSLDFHPFGSFVASGSLDTNIKLWDVRRKGCVFRYKGHTEAVRCLRFSPDGKWLASAAADHTVKLWDLAAGKIMYEFTGHTGPVNVVEFHPNEYLLASGSSDRTVRFWDLEKFQVVSCIEEEATPVRCVLFNPDGCCLYSGFQDSLRVYGWEPERCFDVVLVNWGKVADLSICNNQLIGVSFAQSTVSSFVVDLSRVTKSDSIPHGLIRDDEPFVPPTPTGSSLRRIYDRPSTSCSKAQSRVKHNSESERRSPSSEDDRDEKESKAEIQNPEDYKEIFQPKNAICRTPPQSNEPFPAPPEDDPVTAKEAVKPSQAADVQTPLPKQELPDPVQRPPIASSTPLTRTEPSVIPAARNEPIGLKASDFLPAVKNQSQTELVDEEAMSQIRKGHETMCVVLTSRHKNLDTVRAVWSTGDIKNSVDSAVAINDLSVVVDLLNIVNQKASLWKLDLCTIILPQIEKLLQSKYESYVQTGCTSLKLILQRFLPLITDILAAPPSVGVDITREERLHKCKLCYKQLKNISNIVKNKSGLSGRHGSAFRELHLLMAVLE is encoded by the exons ATGGCTGTGGCCGTCACCACTAAGACGGCGTGGAAGCTGC AAGAGATCACGGCTCACAGCAGCAATGTGTCCTCACTAGTCCTGGGAAAAAGTTCAGGCCGGCTGCTGGCAACTGGAGGAGATGACTGTCGGGTCAACATATGGTCAGTTAACAAGCCCAACTGCATCATG AGCTTGACGGGCCATACAACACCCATTGAGAGCCTACAGATCAATACGAATGAGGAGCTCATCGTTGCAGGGTCCCAGTCAGGGTCCATTCGAGTTTGGGACCTGGAAGCTGCCAAAA TTCTTCGTACCTTACTTGGTCACAAAGCGAATATCTGCAGCCTTGATTTCCATCCTTTTGGAAGCTTTGTGGCATCTGGCTCTTTGGACACAAACATTAAG CTCTGGGATGTAAGAAGAAAAGGCTGTGTCTTCAGGTACAAG ggtcACACAGAAGCAGTTCGATGTCTCCGCTTTAGTCCTGATGGGAAATGGttggcctctgctgctgctgatcaCACTGTAAAG ctCTGGGACCTCGCTGCTGGGAAGATAATGTATGAGTTTACAGGACATACTGGCCCAGTAAACGTTGTTGAATTCCACCCTAATGAATACCTTTTGGCTTCTGGCAGCTCTGACAG GACTGTTCGGTTCTGGGACTTGGAGAAGTTTCAAGTTGTGAGCTGTATTGAAGAAGAGGCTACTCCTGTCAG GTGTGTGCTCTTCAACCCAGATGGCTGCTGCTTGTATAGTGGCTTCCAGGATTCGCTGCGTGTGTACGGCTGGGAGCCAGAGCGCTGTTTTGATGTGGTCTTGGTGAACTGGGGAAAAGTCGCCGACTTATCTATCTGCAACAACCAGCTG ATAGGAGTTTCCTTTGCGCAAAGCACAGTCTCTTCCTTCGTTGTGGATCTCAGCAGAGTGACAAAGTCGGATTCTATTCCTCATGGGCTAATCAGGGATGACGAGCCTTTTGTGCCACCTACCCCCACAGGGTCCTCCCTTCGCCGCATCTATGACAGGCCCTCAACTAGCTGCAGCAAGGCACAAAG CAGAGTGAAGCACAACTCAGAGAGTGAGAGGCGCAGTCCCAGCAGTGAAGATGACCGGGATGAGAAGGAATCAAAGGCTGAGATCCAGAACCCGGAGGATTACAAAGAGATCTTTCAGCCCAAGAACGCTATCT GTCGAACTCCTCCTCAAAGCAACGAGCCCTTTCCAGCCCCTCCTGAGGATG ATCCTGTAACTGCAAAGGAAGCAGTGAAGCCCAGCCAAGCTGCAGATGTCCAGACCCCATTGCCAAAGCAAGAACTT CCTGATCCGGTTCAGAGGCCACCGATTGCCTCCTCAACTCCTTTGACCAGAACAGAGCCGTCAGTGATTCCTGCAGCCAGGAATGAGCCCATTGGCCTGAAGGCCTCTGACTTTCTACCA GCTGTGAAAAACCAAAGCCAGACTGAGCTCGTGGATGAGGAAGCCATGTCCCAGATCAGGAAAGGCCATGAGACCATGTGTGTGGTGCTCACCAGCCGCCACAAGAATCTGGACACTGTGCGGGCTGTATGGAGCACTGGTGACATCAAG AACTCTGTGGACTCTGCAGTGGCGATCAATGATCTGTCTGTTGTTGTGGACCTCTTGAATATTGTCAACCAAAAAGC GTCTCTCTGGAAGCTGGATTTGTGTACTATTATCCTGCCGCAGATAGAAAAACTACTCCAAAGTAAATATGAAAG TTATGTGCAGACTGGCTGCACCTCCCTGAAACTCATTCTCCAGAGATTCCTGCCACTGATCACAGACATCCTTGCTGCACCACCTTCTGTTGGAGTGGACATCACCAGAGAGGAAAG GCTCCATAAATGCAAGCTGTGCTACAAGCAGCTGAAAAACATCAGCAACATTGTCAAGAACAAGTCTGGGCTCAGTGGCCGCCATGGTAGTGCCTTCCGGGAACTGCATCTCCTCATGGCTGTCTTGGAGTGA
- the KATNB1 gene encoding katanin p80 WD40 repeat-containing subunit B1 isoform X3 — MRSSSLQGPSQGPFEFGTWKLPKRYGVPVLLVLSGFQNYKGCYLVDDLLKHCDRFFVSCFPSILSWSLGCFLPGAIEGVQGEYWYPRVLRTLLGHKANICSLDFHPFGSFVASGSLDTNIKLWDVRRKGCVFRYKGHTEAVRCLRFSPDGKWLASAAADHTVKLWDLAAGKIMYEFTGHTGPVNVVEFHPNEYLLASGSSDRTVRFWDLEKFQVVSCIEEEATPVRCVLFNPDGCCLYSGFQDSLRVYGWEPERCFDVVLVNWGKVADLSICNNQLIGVSFAQSTVSSFVVDLSRVTKSDSIPHGLIRDDEPFVPPTPTGSSLRRIYDRPSTSCSKAQSRVKHNSESERRSPSSEDDRDEKESKAEIQNPEDYKEIFQPKNAICRTPPQSNEPFPAPPEDDPVTAKEAVKPSQAADVQTPLPKQELPDPVQRPPIASSTPLTRTEPSVIPAARNEPIGLKASDFLPAVKNQSQTELVDEEAMSQIRKGHETMCVVLTSRHKNLDTVRAVWSTGDIKNSVDSAVAINDLSVVVDLLNIVNQKASLWKLDLCTIILPQIEKLLQSKYESYVQTGCTSLKLILQRFLPLITDILAAPPSVGVDITREERLHKCKLCYKQLKNISNIVKNKSGLSGRHGSAFRELHLLMAVLE; from the exons ATGAGGAGCTCATCGTTGCAGGGTCCCAGTCAGGGTCCATTCGAGTTTGGGACCTGGAAGCTGCCAAAA AGATATGGTGTACCAGTTCTACTGGTCCTTTCTGGTTTCCAGAATTACAAGGGATGTTACTTGGTTGATGACTTGCTCAAACACTGTGATCGTTTCTTTGTCTCATGCTTCCCAAGCATCCTTTCCTGGTCTTTGGGATGCTTCTTGCCTGGGGCAATTGAAGGAGTCCAGGGCGAATATTGGTACCCAAGAG TTCTTCGTACCTTACTTGGTCACAAAGCGAATATCTGCAGCCTTGATTTCCATCCTTTTGGAAGCTTTGTGGCATCTGGCTCTTTGGACACAAACATTAAG CTCTGGGATGTAAGAAGAAAAGGCTGTGTCTTCAGGTACAAG ggtcACACAGAAGCAGTTCGATGTCTCCGCTTTAGTCCTGATGGGAAATGGttggcctctgctgctgctgatcaCACTGTAAAG ctCTGGGACCTCGCTGCTGGGAAGATAATGTATGAGTTTACAGGACATACTGGCCCAGTAAACGTTGTTGAATTCCACCCTAATGAATACCTTTTGGCTTCTGGCAGCTCTGACAG GACTGTTCGGTTCTGGGACTTGGAGAAGTTTCAAGTTGTGAGCTGTATTGAAGAAGAGGCTACTCCTGTCAG GTGTGTGCTCTTCAACCCAGATGGCTGCTGCTTGTATAGTGGCTTCCAGGATTCGCTGCGTGTGTACGGCTGGGAGCCAGAGCGCTGTTTTGATGTGGTCTTGGTGAACTGGGGAAAAGTCGCCGACTTATCTATCTGCAACAACCAGCTG ATAGGAGTTTCCTTTGCGCAAAGCACAGTCTCTTCCTTCGTTGTGGATCTCAGCAGAGTGACAAAGTCGGATTCTATTCCTCATGGGCTAATCAGGGATGACGAGCCTTTTGTGCCACCTACCCCCACAGGGTCCTCCCTTCGCCGCATCTATGACAGGCCCTCAACTAGCTGCAGCAAGGCACAAAG CAGAGTGAAGCACAACTCAGAGAGTGAGAGGCGCAGTCCCAGCAGTGAAGATGACCGGGATGAGAAGGAATCAAAGGCTGAGATCCAGAACCCGGAGGATTACAAAGAGATCTTTCAGCCCAAGAACGCTATCT GTCGAACTCCTCCTCAAAGCAACGAGCCCTTTCCAGCCCCTCCTGAGGATG ATCCTGTAACTGCAAAGGAAGCAGTGAAGCCCAGCCAAGCTGCAGATGTCCAGACCCCATTGCCAAAGCAAGAACTT CCTGATCCGGTTCAGAGGCCACCGATTGCCTCCTCAACTCCTTTGACCAGAACAGAGCCGTCAGTGATTCCTGCAGCCAGGAATGAGCCCATTGGCCTGAAGGCCTCTGACTTTCTACCA GCTGTGAAAAACCAAAGCCAGACTGAGCTCGTGGATGAGGAAGCCATGTCCCAGATCAGGAAAGGCCATGAGACCATGTGTGTGGTGCTCACCAGCCGCCACAAGAATCTGGACACTGTGCGGGCTGTATGGAGCACTGGTGACATCAAG AACTCTGTGGACTCTGCAGTGGCGATCAATGATCTGTCTGTTGTTGTGGACCTCTTGAATATTGTCAACCAAAAAGC GTCTCTCTGGAAGCTGGATTTGTGTACTATTATCCTGCCGCAGATAGAAAAACTACTCCAAAGTAAATATGAAAG TTATGTGCAGACTGGCTGCACCTCCCTGAAACTCATTCTCCAGAGATTCCTGCCACTGATCACAGACATCCTTGCTGCACCACCTTCTGTTGGAGTGGACATCACCAGAGAGGAAAG GCTCCATAAATGCAAGCTGTGCTACAAGCAGCTGAAAAACATCAGCAACATTGTCAAGAACAAGTCTGGGCTCAGTGGCCGCCATGGTAGTGCCTTCCGGGAACTGCATCTCCTCATGGCTGTCTTGGAGTGA